Proteins encoded by one window of Amaranthus tricolor cultivar Red isolate AtriRed21 chromosome 4, ASM2621246v1, whole genome shotgun sequence:
- the LOC130811496 gene encoding protein MAIN-LIKE 1-like, producing the protein MSDELYRVLPATPLGRLPYIMHQHIDGVLITTFVERWQPDTNTFHMPWGEMTIILHDVQRILGIGIDSSLPVEPSDSEWQLGLGNLFGEPLSELRAKGHFTSGIINVGALLQLCHRTQSMETQATTYYMAIVGSTLLVDNTRVGMRPHPVVVVTADQDDIAWGALTLDV; encoded by the coding sequence atgtctgatgaacTGTACAGGGTGTTACCTGCCACTCCTCTTGGTCGTCTGccgtatataatgcaccagcacataGATGGCGTTCTCATTACGAcatttgtggaaaggtggcagcctgataccaacacctttcacatgccgtggggggagatgaccataatattgcacgacgtgcaacgcatcttaGGAATTGGCATTGACAGTTCACTCCCCGTTGAACCGTCTGATTCTGAGTGGCAGCTTGGCCTGGGCAATCTATTTGGGGAGCCATTGTCGGAGCTGCGTGCGAAAGGGCACTTCACCAGCGGCATCATTAATGTTGGGGcactgttgcagctatgccaccgtACTCAGTCCATGGAGACTCAGGCTACTACatactacatggctatagtgGGTTCGACCCTGCTAGTGGATAATACTAGAGTCGGAATGAGGCCTCATCCTGTTGTTGTTGTCACTGCTGATCAGGATGACATTGCTTGGGGTGCATTGACGCTGGATGTCTGA
- the LOC130811497 gene encoding transketolase, chloroplastic-like — MASSLSLSKIISTPTSRNPSTPTHKFSSSTSLLYSSSSSSLYKPSHFSLKSSSRVSPRTAVIASAVESLDKSATEDVTLIEKSVNTIRFLAIDAVEKANSGHPGLPMGCAPMGHILYDEVMRYNPKNPYWFNRDRFVLSAGHGCMLQYALLHLAGYDSVTEEDLKNFRQWESRTPGHPENFETPGVEVTTGPLGQGIANAVGLALAEKHLAARFNKPDNEIVDHYTYAILGDGCQMEGVSQEACSLAGHWGLGKLIAFYDDNHISIDGSTDIAFTEDVDKRFEALGWHVIWVKNGNTGYDEIRAAIKEAKAVKDKPTLIKVTTTIGYGSPNKSNSYSVHGSALGAKEVEATRSNLGWPYEPFHVPEDVKKHWSRHTPEGAALEAEWNVKFADYEKKYQAEAAELKSIITGELPSDWEKALPTYTPESPADATRNLSQQCLNALAKVLPGFLGGSADLASSNMTLLKMFGNFQKDTPEERNLRFGVREHGMGSICNGIALHSPGFIPYCATFFVFTDYMRASIRMAALSQAGVIFVMTHDSIGLGEDGPTHQPIEHLASFRAMPNVLMLRPADGTETAGAYRIAVLKRKTPSILALSRQKLPQLPGTSVEGVEKGGYIISDNSSGNKPDVILMGTGSELEIAAKAADDLRKEGKAVRVVSFVSWELFESQPESYKESVLPADVSARVSIEAGSTFGWLKYVGGKGKAIGIDRFGASAPAGKIYKELGITKEAVIEAAKSLW, encoded by the exons ATGGCATcctcactttctctctctaagaTCATCTCAACTCCCACATCCCGCAACCCATCAACTCCAACCCACAAATTTTCTTCATCTACTTCTCTCttatattcttcttcttcttcttcactaTATAAACCTTCTCATTTCTCTCTTAAATCATCTTCTCGCGTATCACCACGCACTGCAGTTATCGCATCTGCTGTGGAATCTCTCGATAAATCCGCCACTGAAGATGTCACTTTGATCGAGAAATCTGTGAATACAATCAGATTCTTGGCGATCGATGCTGTCGAAAAGGCAAACTCCGGTCACCCAGGTTTACCAATGGGTTGTGCTCCCATGGGTCACATTTTGTATGATGAAGTCATGCGATATAACCCTAAAAATCCTTATTGGTTTAACAGGGATCGTTTTGTTTTGTCCGCGGGTCATGGATGTATGCTTCAATATGCACTTCTTCATTTGGCTGGTTATGACAGTGTCACT GAAGAAGATCTGAAGAACTTTCGTCAGTGGGAGAGCAGGACTCCTGGTCATCCTGAGAATTTTGAAACTCCTGGGGTTGAAGTCACCACTG GCCCCCTTGGTCAGGGTATTGCCAATGCTGTTGGGTTGGCTCTTGCAGAGAAGCACTTGGCTGCTCGATTTAATAAGCCAGATAATGAGATTGTTGATCACTACAC GTATGCTATTCTTGGTGATGGTTGTCAAATGGAAGGTGTTTCCCAAGAAGCTTGCTCACTTGCAGGACACTGGGGACTTGGAAAGCTCATTGCATTTTATGACGATAACCATATTTCTATTGACGGTAGCACTGATATTGCATTCACTGAAGATGTTGACAAGCGTTTTGAAGCTCTTGGGTGGCACGTAATATGGGTGAAGAATGGTAATACTGGCTATGATGAGATTCGTGCTGCGATTAAAGAAGCTAAGGCGGTCAAGGATAAACCTACCTTAATTAAG GTGACGACGACCATTGGTTATGGTTCCCCCAACAAATCAAATTCTTACAGTGTTCATGGAAGTGCTTTGGGAGCTAAAGAAGTGGAAGCGACGAGGAGCAATCTCGGATGGCCATATGAGCCATTCCATGTACCAGAAGATGTTAAGAA ACATTGGAGCCGGCACACCCCTGAGGGAGCTGCTCTTGAAGCGGAATGGAATGTCAAGTTTGCCGACTACGAAAAAAAGTACCAGGCCGAAGCTGCAGAATTGAAGTCCATCATTACTGGCGAATTACCTTCTGACTGGGAGAAGGCACTTCCG ACTTATACCCCAGAGAGCCCTGCTGATGCTACCAGAAACCTATCTCAACAATGCCTGAATGCTCTTGCCAAAGTTCTTCCTGGTTTCCTTGGTGGTAGTGCTGACCTTGCTTCCTCAAACATGACGTTGCTGAAGATGTTCGGAAATTTTCAGAAAGATACTCCCGAGGAAAGGAACTTGCGATTTGGTGTTAGAGAGCATGGAATGGGATCGATTTGCAATGGCATTGCCCTACACAGCCCTGGCTTCATCCCCTACTGTgcaactttctttgtttttactGACTACATGAGAGCCTCTATAAGGATGGCTGCCTTGTCCCAGGCTGGGGTCATCTTTGTCATGACCCACGACTCTATTGGGCTTGGAGAAGATGGACCAACTCATCAGCCCATAGAACATTTGGCAAGTTTCCGGGCCATGCCAAATGTGTTGATGCTTCGTCCAGCAGATGGAACAGAGACAGCTGGGGCTTACAGAATTGCAGTTTTGAAGAGGAAGACACCTTCTATTCTTGCCCTTTCACGTCAAAAGCTTCCACAGCTTCCCGGAACTTCTGTTGAAGGTGTTGAGAAGGGTGGTTACATCATTTCTGACAACTCATCAGGGAACAAACCAGATGTTATTTTGATGGGAACTGGTTCTGAACTAGAGATTGCTGCCAAAGCTGCAGATGATCTTAGAAAGGAAGGAAAGGCTGTTAGAGTTGTGTCATTCGTATCATGGGAGctgtttgaatctcaacctGAGTCATATAAAGAGAGTGTTTTGCCAGCTGATGTGAGTGCTAGAGTGAGCATTGAAGCTGGATCGACATTTGGATGGTTGAAATATGTGGGCGGTAAGGGTAAGGCAATTGGCATTGATAGGTTTGGTGCGAGTGCTCCTGCTGGAAAGATATATAAGGAGCTTGGAATCACAAAAGAGGCTGTGATTGAAGCTGCTAAATCACTTTGGTAG